From Pangasianodon hypophthalmus isolate fPanHyp1 chromosome 10, fPanHyp1.pri, whole genome shotgun sequence:
CAGAAAGTGGgatctgttttaatatttcacaggtgaAGAATAATTGTAAGTAAACTGTGTCCTCATAAAGACAATATCTTTCATCTGGAGCTTCCAGAAGCTTgtgggggttgaatacttatgcaagcagcattttttagttttcgaatttttttttaaatacttgctgaccaataattaattttgactttgaaaattcATTGTAAGAAAACGTGAGTTTGCGATTAAAAAATCCTGAAAGGaagaatatttgtatttattttttattctgacaAATATGATCAATTCCAGGTGGGTTGGACAGACATTGTATTTCCTGAGCCAAACAGTATTTTTGAAAGACATTGTATTTCCTGAGCCTGTGCGAGTATTAGTTTTCATTTCTGCCATGTGAACaacatgccacactgaaaagcaaaacctacATTGCATTGCTCTTACTTCACTTGGTctctttaataatgaaaaacaattgATTGCTTTTTAAGACATAAATGGTACATCTGACAATCTAAACTAAAGTTAAGATCATTTCTAGGTCCTGCTGTGAGATGTGAGTATGTTTAGTCTTATTTACACTTTTATGAAGTTTTAGTAGGACTTCCTAAAAGCTTGAGGATTAAGGCTCCAACATTCTTTTATATGAAATGGATCCTCCAATTACAGCCACACCCATAAGTATAGCTTCgggttgtgattggtcagtgatTGCATTTTGAGTCAGTGTGGCATGACTGCAGTGCACTGATGTTCACTTGACACAAATACAGTACTTACagtattacttttttttcatagtattactgtttttaatgaaaatataaagtaacaTAAGAGCAATACATTTTCTGTATGTCACTACTGAAAAGCagtattgtttgtgttttgtatttcaCATTTTCCACTGGCACGATCGCTTTTCCCTCTGACACAGAATTATCCCTATAGTGTAAtgctttttattataaaaaaataaaataaaaaagctcaaGGTTTCCCAGCCCAGGCCTGGTATAGCCTCGACTCAGGTGTGCTCCTGCAAGGGTGGTGCGATGGTAACATTTTTGATTAATTCACTTCAATCCCTCATGGGCATATTGATCCTCACTGATTTATTACTGTTCCTTTAAATGTGTCTTGGTAAAAGTGAATAATAAACTTACATCTTGTTTGTTTCTCAGGTCATATGCTTATGCTTATGTAACTCTGGAGATGATGAAGGTGGCATCCATTGCGTGAGCTGCAGACTGTTCCCAATAAAACGCACAAGAATGCTGATACCTGTGATCTCATATTCCTCTCCTATTTAACAGTGATTAGGATAAGTGTGACTTTAATAAGCATTTAAATAGTATATTTTCTGATGTACAGCTACAGTGTCAGGCATggagtacatttttaaatgggATAAAAACAATACATGAACAGCCATCTCATTATCATTTACTGACACATATCATTGCTGGATTTCTGCTACAGTTTTAAAGATGGCCTACTAAAGGAAAAATAGTGctgtttggcaaaaaaaaaaaagtatactgtGAAATGAATCTTAATTTCATATTCTGCATCATGCTTGCGCTGTATCAATTTAGATTGGCAATGCAGGGTATTTTCTCtggataaaagaaaaacatgaacgTCAATATCTTcattaaattatgtaaaatagAGTAAAAACTACAATTTGGATGATTATCGGCTGTCATATTCtcataatgaattttttttttggaaaatgtaataGGTGCCATTGACTAGTACAGTAAATCACTTGCTATAACAATAAACCTGAAATGCTGTTAGTTACAGCACAGCAGTATTATGATGACGTGTGTGTATCAGTCGAGTGCTGTACTTTTTGGTCCAACACCACATGCTCAAACTCGcaagatttaaaatattaaactctCACATGAGGAAGAAGACGAAGAAGCTGTTGGGTGTgcacaaacaaaactaaaaatatacGATCTAACCTGCTTAAAACAGTACTGTTTTGTGAATAGGATGCTGTATGgatgattaaagaaaataaagtctGAACTTTTCAATGAGTGGTATTGTGTccagtccattttttttttaaagattctttATCACAGATATtgcctaattttaatatttcctATTTAAATCAAGATTCATGTGGCTATGCAGCATGTACAATAAAATACTCTGCTCAAACTATATAATATTGTAAATGTGTTGCAGTTCAGCACAAAAACTTGTTTTTCTagcaaaatatttacattactgGCAGATTATATTGTACCAGAGAAccttattttatattgtaatacagtaaaatatacagtaatgtcaattttactgtaaaactagACACCAAAAGGAACCTCAtttggctatttatttatttgtttgtttgtttgtttgtttgtttgacctTCCATTTCTTCCATTATTTTTCATCCTACATTTTactgaacaaacaaaagaacaaataaataattaaatagacAGATACATGCCCACTGATTTTGTTCACAATGTTCTCTTTAagtttactgtgtttattatttaacttgattttttttttatttcacaaagtTGTTATTGTGTAATTTGATTATTGTGTCTTTTATAACTATATACCCATGTTCTACGAAGAGTCAcgttcatttcattatttatttgtattactttttaaatattattttatttttacatttctttacagAATAAGATTCATTCTGTGAACTAAAAATAAAGGGATTGCTTATTAAACACTTAtgtatcacattaatcacagaataaatttatttaagatGTATATTTGACAATGACAGAACAGTTTTTtatacagtaatatactgtTATTAATATGTTGTCCTGTAAAAATACAGTACTGCATTCTATTTAAACATATACTACAGTATGCTGTTATGATAAACAAACATTATAGTAATGCTGtgaatattcataataaatttttacagtgtaacaGCTTGTGTTTTCTATATGTCAGAAATGTTTAAGACAGAAACATAATGAGGTTTCTGTCTTAATTGATAAATATGAACACATGAACACCTGAGGAAGCAACTGAAGAATATAAATAagctataataaataaataataaactctgtccagtataatatataaccattgtgtgtgtgtatgtatatatatatatatatatatatatatatatatatatatatatataaaacttattACAGCAGAGAAAGTGGTCGTATTTTTAACATCTTTCAGGTAAGATTTTTAACATCTTTCAGGACCTTCTGTCTGTTGATCAACCAATAATTGGTACCTTAGTGCAAGAGATttcacacaaagaaagaaaatatccCATCACTGACCCTTCTCATAACACTAACCTCTCTAGCCTTTCACAACTTTTCATCCAAGTTGTCTAAAATGTGTGCAAATCTTTACTCATTGATTGATGATCAGACCAGGTTGGTGTCGATACCTCACACTGATCTCAGTCCTCAGATTGCACTGTGGCCTGACGTGTGATGGGCTTGTGGGCTTTGCTCTGCTGTCTAAAGCAGCTGTCCGAACTCAGACACtgagtggtctctttcaggtCCTCCAGGCTGGAAGTCTCGCCATGTGGTCCAGCAAAAGACTGGGAGTGTTTCCCTGTGTTTCACAGGAAGAAATGGAGGATGAGAAGAAGTGTGTAAGACCAGTAGatacaaataataaactgaGCTCTATAGTGCATATCAGATATCTATCCTAAagctaatgaaataaaattcaacTGCAGGtcaatataaaatatcattttagaaTCCACGTTCCAGTGACACTACAATGtcgttgtgtgtgtgctgtgtatgtgtgtgagtggacGAAGGAGAAACACTCACGCCAGTGACACTACAATGtcgttgtgtgtgtgctgtgtatgtgtgtgagtggacGAAGGAGAAACACTCACGCCAGTGTTGCCTAGAAGCATGTCTCTGGATGCGACAGCTTTTAATTCGGCGAGCAGCAGCTTTATGCAGATACACAGAGTTCTTCATGATGGCAGGCAGCTTGGCCTCGATCTCTGCAGCACAGATACACTCCTCAAAGAactctgaaagagagagagagagaaagaggaggaaaaaaacaggactCAGATAGCAAATGAATTCAAAAGCAAAGAAAAGGTCACATCTTCACATTTAACGTTTCAAGTGCAACTTCATGTGTAACTTCACTTATAGGGCAAAACCTTAAACTTCACCTTCGTGGGtgacattttaaagattaaaagcATCATCACCTGCTACTGAACAAAATGGGCTTTATGTCTtgaaatgtctgtgtgttttattgggGCAAATCGCATGCCCAGTTGCTCAGGACAAGCAAATTACATATCCAGGCTTTTTATTCACGGTTTATTTAATTCATCAGTTTTATTATTCACAGTTGCCTGGCAGACAAGCAGGTTCAGTCAGCTGTTGGTATAATGGttacaagttttatttatttatttatttatttatttacttgtctAAAAACCACAGGATGAAAAAAATGCTACTGTACACTGACTTTCACAAAAGAAAACCTTTCATTTgatatgtttgtttaaacataCCCCCAACTGATTAATATGctttataaaacatatataaagcAAAAACTGTTCTATAACTCGAATGCTCGTACAACACAGTCATCTCGCATATAAACACTTCACAGAGCAAAAATGAAGACAAACCCAGACTTAAATACCATCTAACATGTGACAAAATAGCACTACAGCTCACAGCTTGAAATGTTAGCCACAAACTTTCTGCTTGAGGATAAAGTCTGACTACATAAAGTCACGCTTCTCAgggattttatatattaatatataaatacatattaatacaTATAATTGGCTTGTTATAATTTTGAGTCAAATTATgttcattgttgttttttagTCTACTTAACTAGGTTTCAGGGAAAAAACATATCATGGGACTGCTTAAACATTTAATCTTTCACTTGCCTGGTGGGCGAGTTAATAAATTTCTCATTTGCCCACCTCTGTTTACTGAGGGAAAGATGAGGAGAGCTTTAAAAATGCTGAAAGCAGGAGTGCTATTAGAAGCAATCTCAGGAATTCTGTTGATGTACATTTTCCATAATCATATCATATTGCAGCATATTTCCATTACTTTCGGATTGAGAGAGTAGACGATATGTTTAACCTTTAATCTGGGTTTAAATCAGGAATTTGATATTAACCCTTACTTATAATGCGGGTATCTAGTGAAGTTCTGTGACTATACTGACTATAAGTATGACTTGTTGTTTTTACTTGGTTTTCCTGCTTGGttcctttttcctctttgttaGTAGTTAATAGGTTAAATTAAGGAATTCAACACAACAAGgtatactgttataggaaaataatcaacatcagggtgatgtgatgtagCCAAACATGAAGAGGAGTCACTGTTAGCACCCCAAATTTGAATGTTTTCTGATAACAGCATGTCGTGcagtgttatagaaaatgaatcaacactttcaaatgaaacagatttgagaattcaacagttaaAATAGTATGCAATGAAGCAATGAAATGGAATCAAttcagccattttgaaaaagATCTCATAACTAGAAATGTAGAAAGGGCTGTTTCTGAATCTTTGGGGGGCAAAGCAAAtgtatatacagaaaaaaaataaataaatgcattcttATGGGGCCCCCTGGTGGCTCAGAGGCCCTAAGCTACTCCATATACCACTTATAGTATCTAGAAACAGCCTGACTATAAATATTAACACGTGATTTTGAGCATGCTCACTGCGGAGGTTGCTGACGTCTCCTATcatcctctcatctctctctcggCTGCGCTCCAAACAGTTCAGACCCTGTTCCAGGTTCTTCAGGGCCTCCTCAGCCATCTTCAGCCTGCGTTCAATCTCTGCCCTGGACTCCATCTCAGCCtggacccacacacacacacacacagatacattaCTTACATGACATAATTATATAGACCCAAAGGAAGATGtgtggaatatatatatatgatatagaTGAGCGATGTTTCACTGGAGAGAAGGACGATGCAGTGGAGTGTGGAGATGAACCATTGATTTTTTATCGCTCAGGAGTAACTTAATGATAATGGATATGTGTGCAGAGAGaggagacaaagagagagaaatgagagaagagAGATTCTATGAAATTTAATAGCAGAAAAGGTTGTGAGAAGCATGCATGAATGCCATCACTCACGTTTGCACACAGAATCAAAGACTCTGCATTtgatatgaaaacatttatctTTATTCAAATTACCTttgaaaaaatgtttagaattaGTTTCACACTAATACATGTAACCActgtggtttttattttctgcagtCGAGTATAATGCGTAGGGGATTTTACTGACTGAGTAAATATCAGGTGTTTGTGCAAAATtctgcacacacagcacaaaatgaagaaatttaATTTCTACCAACGAGGCATTAAATGTGTCAGGTTTCAATGACATTCCTCAATTATCACAAgttagaaaattaaataaatagttgaaatggttttcttttctgaatgtgatatttGTCATACAGTATGCTGGACATATGTCAGAAATGAAGAAtggcaaaacaacaacaacaacaacaacaacaataataataataataataacaataataataataataataaatgtatattatcaagtcagtacaaaaaaacattttagatttccatacattagttttccagcacaaaatgaaatgttacagaaaaatgtttgtaaagaaagcagcatattacctaagagaccacttttcagacaaaaaaaaaaaaaaaaaacataatgaaggctgctggttTTTGCTGCCAAagtaagaagcaagtgtgacagtcaaagtctccagaagaactgtggctggttctgcaagatgctcagtaacacttacagctcatttcctcataaaactgcacacactgtacctgagactactaatatGTTTAAAaggtcgtcacaccaaatattgactttgttttatttattattgtttgctgctctttatagtatttttaatgtaaaaccctttaatttcattatttttgaaggaatATTTGTtctgcagcatttctttgcaagtactatatatatatatatatatatatatatatatatatatatatatatatatatagcttttgTTAGTGGATTCAAGGCAAATAGCTTCCTACTGCTCACACCTGTATCACTGCTCAACACAGCCAGAGTGCTTTCTCTCCACTGTGTTTTTTGCCTCAAGGTGCCATATAGATGAAGCAGTTATTCGTAAATGTCCCTCTTACTCACCTTGAGCTCAGCTTCGGCCTGCTGTTTATCAGCTGTTAGCTGACTGAGGGACTTCTGAAGCGCTTGAGCCTGAGTTGAGTAAaactctctctcctcctgcagCACATGAGCTCGCTGCTCATTCTCTTTCAgcctgcagagagagacacagagcagCTCTCACTCAGCACGCACATCCATACGCCGAGGAGAGTGTTGTATTCAATTATATAGCCCTGCTGGGattcacactgtacactattcaTTATATAATTCATTATTACAGGTGTTTTCACATGCTGTAATCATTCCTGCAAACATAATGAAGAAAATCCTACGAATCCCCATAATGCACTTCGATTTTTATTTGTAGGAAATATAGCACAGAGCACAAATTCAGACGCGAATGATGCACTAAACATTTATCATCTTTTATTCcgcagtgctgttgaattctcaaatctgactggttagaaggtgttgattaattttctataacagcagctctggcagttgTTCCGGCTGtaatcaaatcacaggtttatattaatgagcttgttcaaatatgttactgtttctatagtaacagctaattcacagggagtTGTATGGCTGACGCTTCatataatctaagtctaatattAAACAGGTTTAAAcatttgctgttatttaacaaataaaaaatgtataatagttgatgtggtgaagttttctgtaataagacgtttatttaacatttacggagggagactccagtgtcagtacctgagatatatttaaaaaaagcatgacatggtATAATAGATGTTAAGAACATAAGACCATTTTCCTTTAGTAAAGTCCTCATTTCAAGTCATTCTTCGAAATAATTAGTATTAAAGCCATTGGCCAGATACAGCTGTAAATAAATCAGAGGTCCTGAATGCTATAAATACCTGAGGTAGATTGCAGGGCAGCACAAACCCTTCTAAAGCATAATTAACCAACACAAAAGGGCTTTACTGTCATGCAAGTCATTCCTAGCCTCAAGTCAGTCTATATCCTCACTGCTGTGCTCTGCTCATTGGTGTCACTGATCAATATGATGTTCGTTTGCAAATCAATAGATATTTCCACTTAGCAGCCTCCAGCCTCCATTAACACTGGGGTAGCCCTCAGTCAGGCATATAGGCTCATTCCTTCACATGTGGTTTAAAGCATACTTTATAACACAACATGCATTCTACTGAATTATTCAGTACTGAATTaatggtgagcaaaaaaaaaagctttgagaAATTTTCAGATATTTTCAATATACTAATTTGTCTGCTAAAATACTATACTAGGAGGTAATATTAGATTATATTAGAtgagattagattcaactttactgTATTTTGAGCCGAGTACAAGTTGAAAACCAACAGTTAGcgtctaaccagaagtgcagaACAGCAAGCCGCATTAAGTGTAAAGTGCAAAGAGACAATGAGGTAGGATGCCAGTAAAGTGCAAGTGACATGCAATTGGCATGATATCAACAGTGCGAATGAAATATAAaccaggaaagaaaaaaaaacagtgcaaattgCATGATGTGTGGAAATGAGTCTGGATTAGAGTAATAAAGACAGTAATGAATATACTAAAGGCTTGTCATCATTTACTGAAACTAGTCGTTATATGAAGGCAAAATGATGGTctgtttaagaaataaaacactcgggcgaagcggagttactgttactggtAGGACCTCAAGGTTGACTACATATCAAGAGTTTGACTCCTCTTACACAACatgctaacattttttatttctttatgtaaGAAcgacatgttttatttaattatagttacaattaacgTTGTAGAACATCTTTTctaatagcagctataaacagactctctttttccctcatcagtttctctctttctttcttctctcttgaagttaataagacgcagcttttcatgttactaagaaactgaGAAAGTCTTCTGAAAAACTTATTTTGCTGCAGTTTTCCCTCTGACTGATActaagtgctaacactggagacacCTTccaaacatgttaaataaatgactccTGACTGAAAACTTCACAGTAGCAAcgaacacatttttaatccctTTATGTGGAGCTGctgaaatagaaaattaatcaacactttctgaccaaccaacatccagaattcaacagtgctgtattaaaaaaagCCATTACATAAAGTTAATATCATATTCACTTTGACGTATGATATCATTTAGATATCATTTAGATatgtatgatatatgatatgatatgtaTAGACGTATGAtatcatttagatttttttaacatctaaacaatatattatttgaccatttttgttgCTTGTGatacatgtctttttttttttttcattttatataaactccatggatttaaaaaaatatattatatagaatTAGATACAAATAGAGAACACATGAtgagttcaggaaaaaaaaaaatcagcatcaagccttctgttatttttttttatacctctCTTCTGCCTGCTTCTTTTCACAGAGTAGACACTTCATGTGCTCCTCGATGTTTCTCAGGTTGCCCTGTAGCTGCTCCTGTGGTTTTGGGTATGTAGGATCAGGAGCAGAAGCCTGATTTCCAGAGTCAATCCCATCCATCCCTTTCTCTCTGAGCATATCCAGAGTACGCTGCTTCTCCTTAGACAGCTCCTGAGCAGTAACAGACACAAGCCCTAAACGCTGAAGCACTTAAACTAAGCCTAGTGCTCACTTAAAGAAATCCCAAAACAGTAACTCGCCTCAGATGTGTAGatttccttatatatatatatatatatatatatatatatatatatatatatatatatatatatatatatatatatatatatatatatatatatatatatggagttAATACTCAGTAGTAGTATCAGTAAGTCAGTAATTCTGatcagtttttttaaagcagttccA
This genomic window contains:
- the plekhd1 gene encoding pleckstrin homology domain-containing family D member 1; the encoded protein is MEQPDSSIPDVSRKVQLRGVLWKRSSGRPSAKWARRFFIIKDSFLLYYAENEKRNFEANRYFNIHPKGVIPLGGCVVEPREEQGMPFAMVINHEDFNGDIVLAAESESEQCQWLEMLEESGKVTWKNAQLGEAMIESLEAQGLQLAKEKQEYLDKLMEETEELSLQREQKAELERLNQVLEQEKQRFEEVLMELRAEQEQIKRDLDGTARSLKGVESEKEELNSLTTRLQRSLEELSKEKQRTLDMLREKGMDGIDSGNQASAPDPTYPKPQEQLQGNLRNIEEHMKCLLCEKKQAEERLKENEQRAHVLQEEREFYSTQAQALQKSLSQLTADKQQAEAELKAEMESRAEIERRLKMAEEALKNLEQGLNCLERSRERDERMIGDVSNLRKFFEECICAAEIEAKLPAIMKNSVYLHKAAARRIKSCRIQRHASRQHWRKHSQSFAGPHGETSSLEDLKETTQCLSSDSCFRQQSKAHKPITRQATVQSED